The following are encoded together in the Oceanobacillus zhaokaii genome:
- a CDS encoding YueI family protein: MSNKNVDEYLTDGMYGTRLPKDDERKQFLGTLRERIVIALTIGQVMTDKGLGKLEEAMKDNTQAKLLINGHVSYKFLKEEKALADKYHIPYTTITDEENNTDIGAVLTYDYAIDKEEIFVKEEIEPEEPLEEKSSFFAKLKHWFGSAEK, encoded by the coding sequence ATGAGCAATAAAAATGTGGATGAATATCTAACAGATGGTATGTATGGTACACGACTTCCTAAAGATGATGAGCGCAAACAATTTTTAGGAACCCTCCGCGAACGAATTGTTATTGCTTTAACAATTGGACAAGTAATGACCGACAAAGGACTCGGGAAATTAGAAGAAGCAATGAAGGATAATACCCAGGCCAAGCTATTAATCAATGGTCATGTTTCATATAAATTTTTAAAAGAAGAAAAAGCATTAGCAGATAAATATCACATTCCTTATACAACAATTACAGATGAAGAAAATAATACAGATATTGGTGCTGTCTTAACTTATGATTATGCGATTGATAAAGAGGAAATTTTTGTCAAGGAAGAAATTGAACCAGAAGAACCACTGGAAGAAAAATCTTCTTTTTTCGCTAAATTGAAGCATTGGTTCGGATCAGCTGAAAAATAA
- a CDS encoding YfhD family protein, with protein MGRDDHNKSKNNFLAQTPKQQLVTDGIDVEFSEEFADEHDKVAQARSKAADQRVKGKNPKL; from the coding sequence ATGGGTAGAGATGACCATAATAAATCAAAGAATAACTTCTTAGCACAGACACCGAAACAGCAACTGGTAACCGATGGAATTGACGTAGAATTCTCTGAGGAATTTGCTGATGAACATGACAAAGTAGCACAAGCAAGAAGTAAAGCTGCGGATCAACGTGTAAAAGGAAAAAATCCTAAGTTGTGA
- a CDS encoding TIGR00266 family protein has protein sequence MNNHEIDYKLYGDDMQFVEVELDPQETVIAEAGSLMMMDDEIRMETIFGDGSSKDQGGLMGKLIGAGKRVITGESLFMTTFTNQGVGKKHVSFASPYPGKIIPMDLSEINGKLICQKDSFLAAAKGVTVGIEFQRKIGTGFFGGEGFIMQKLEGDGLAFVHAGGTIHKRELQPGETLRVDTGCLVAMTGDVDYNIEFVGGVKTALFGGEGLFFATLRGPGTVWIQSLPFSRLASRVFAAAPGRGGSKDEGSIAGGLFDIFGGDRSR, from the coding sequence ATGAACAATCATGAAATTGATTACAAACTATATGGGGACGACATGCAGTTTGTCGAAGTAGAGCTTGATCCACAGGAAACAGTAATTGCTGAAGCAGGAAGCTTAATGATGATGGATGACGAGATTCGCATGGAAACAATTTTTGGCGATGGTTCTAGCAAGGATCAAGGTGGATTAATGGGCAAATTAATCGGTGCCGGGAAACGAGTAATCACTGGTGAAAGCTTATTTATGACAACCTTTACTAATCAAGGCGTCGGTAAAAAACATGTGTCTTTTGCCTCACCATATCCTGGGAAAATTATCCCAATGGATCTTAGTGAAATAAACGGAAAACTGATTTGTCAAAAGGATTCATTTCTCGCTGCTGCTAAGGGGGTTACAGTTGGTATTGAGTTTCAGCGCAAAATTGGCACAGGCTTCTTTGGCGGTGAAGGCTTTATAATGCAGAAGCTTGAAGGGGATGGCTTAGCCTTTGTTCATGCAGGTGGTACGATTCATAAAAGAGAACTTCAGCCTGGCGAAACATTACGCGTAGATACCGGCTGTCTTGTAGCAATGACAGGTGACGTTGATTATAATATTGAGTTCGTCGGAGGTGTGAAGACCGCATTATTTGGTGGAGAAGGATTATTCTTCGCAACATTACGCGGCCCCGGAACTGTTTGGATTCAATCCCTTCCATTCAGCAGGCTTGCTAGCAGAGTATTTGCCGCTGCACCTGGAAGGGGTGGTTCGAAGGATGAGGGCAGTATTGCCGGAGGTCTATTCGATATTTTTGGTGGAGACAGAAGCAGATAA
- a CDS encoding spore coat protein, whose product MQNQQQNQQFQGSSQMPANFSHGGHELFDVHEAMGGLIGALEHYFLYEPHIQDPELKTMLGQHKSYLTQTYNTIVETLKTGSEPAVKTQTYNMTASNNTLYGMQPSQPKTPAQSANEINDQCISGFWMGHLKASSSAFTMTALETSNPVLRRVFADSVPNLIEMAFEVYLYQNKHHYYQVPQLKQEDMQNYINGFAPVQGTMPH is encoded by the coding sequence TTGCAAAATCAACAGCAAAACCAACAATTTCAAGGTTCTTCACAGATGCCAGCAAATTTTAGCCATGGTGGACACGAGCTTTTTGATGTTCATGAAGCAATGGGTGGCTTAATTGGTGCTCTTGAACATTATTTCCTGTATGAACCGCATATTCAGGATCCAGAGTTAAAAACAATGCTTGGTCAGCATAAAAGTTATTTAACACAGACATATAATACGATTGTAGAAACGTTAAAAACCGGTAGCGAGCCTGCGGTTAAAACGCAAACCTATAATATGACTGCAAGTAATAATACCCTTTATGGAATGCAGCCTTCCCAGCCTAAGACACCTGCACAATCTGCTAATGAGATAAATGATCAATGTATCTCAGGATTTTGGATGGGACATTTAAAAGCATCTTCATCGGCTTTTACAATGACAGCATTAGAAACATCGAATCCTGTTTTGCGAAGAGTATTTGCTGATAGCGTCCCTAATTTAATTGAAATGGCGTTTGAAGTATATTTATACCAGAACAAGCATCACTATTATCAAGTGCCACAATTAAAACAAGAAGATATGCAAAACTATATTAACGGCTTCGCACCAGTACAAGGTACAATGCCACATTAA
- a CDS encoding MBL fold metallo-hydrolase, with protein MGEYEQIQIDSRISLIDGHDLGVAGRTGTYVIQEEALTLIETGPSPSIKHVKNGLAALGLSLEDVRYIIVTHIHLDHAGGAGLLLQECPNAKVVVHPRGERHLIDPRKLAAGARAVYGDSFAELFDPIIPVPEEKIITKTEGDSLNIGPSCTLKFYDTPGHAKHHFSIFDPISNGMFTGDTVGVRYAQLNRNGIDFFLPSTSPNHFDPNAMEKSIKRVRELNLDRIYFGHFGMTENVEEALQQVSKWLPIFVEEGEQVIAEGKGYDELAVRLMGRIRETLREQGIDDDHEVYILINLDMQVSSLGIIDYFQKLKH; from the coding sequence ATGGGGGAATATGAACAGATTCAAATTGACAGTCGCATCTCCTTAATTGACGGACATGATTTAGGGGTAGCAGGGCGAACAGGTACATACGTAATTCAAGAAGAGGCATTGACATTAATTGAAACTGGACCGAGTCCATCGATTAAACATGTTAAAAATGGACTAGCAGCACTAGGACTTTCACTAGAAGATGTAAGATATATAATTGTAACGCATATCCATCTAGACCATGCTGGTGGGGCTGGGTTACTGCTGCAAGAGTGCCCGAATGCAAAAGTTGTCGTACACCCTAGAGGGGAGAGACATCTTATCGATCCAAGGAAATTAGCAGCAGGAGCAAGAGCGGTTTATGGAGATAGCTTTGCTGAATTATTTGATCCTATTATTCCCGTTCCAGAGGAAAAAATAATAACAAAAACGGAAGGCGATTCGCTAAATATAGGACCAAGCTGTACACTGAAATTTTATGATACTCCTGGACATGCGAAACATCACTTCAGTATCTTTGATCCAATAAGTAATGGAATGTTTACCGGTGATACGGTAGGAGTTCGCTATGCACAATTAAATAGAAATGGCATTGACTTCTTCTTGCCATCGACGTCCCCAAATCATTTTGATCCAAATGCAATGGAAAAATCGATCAAGCGGGTCCGCGAACTGAATCTTGATCGAATCTATTTTGGACATTTTGGGATGACAGAGAACGTTGAGGAGGCATTGCAGCAGGTTTCCAAATGGCTTCCTATCTTTGTTGAAGAAGGAGAACAAGTAATAGCTGAGGGGAAGGGCTATGATGAGCTCGCAGTAAGGCTAATGGGGCGTATCCGAGAAACATTACGAGAACAAGGAATTGATGATGATCACGAAGTATATATTTTAATAAATTTAGATATGCAGGTTAGTTCGTTAGGAATTATCGATTATTTCCAGAAGTTGAAGCATTAA
- a CDS encoding VOC family protein, which yields MKRIVPHIRIENCKEEVTYYQQVFGGEIKNTQLADGIDMFKGHEGKYIHAELHINEHCILYFADILGSEPAKDSNLLLGPDLESEEEITQVYNTLAADGEVKMELQDTFWGAKHAIVKDRNGISWELNYTK from the coding sequence TTGAAACGAATTGTACCGCATATTCGAATCGAAAATTGTAAAGAAGAGGTCACTTATTATCAGCAAGTATTCGGCGGGGAAATTAAAAATACGCAGTTAGCTGATGGCATTGACATGTTCAAAGGCCATGAAGGCAAATATATTCACGCCGAATTGCATATTAATGAACATTGTATTTTATACTTTGCAGATATACTCGGTAGCGAACCTGCTAAAGATAGCAACCTATTACTTGGTCCAGATCTTGAAAGTGAAGAAGAAATCACCCAAGTTTACAATACTCTTGCAGCAGATGGCGAAGTAAAGATGGAATTACAGGATACCTTCTGGGGTGCCAAACATGCAATTGTAAAAGATAGAAACGGAATATCCTGGGAGCTAAATTATACCAAATAG
- the nagZ gene encoding beta-N-acetylhexosaminidase — protein MVKKILYVIIPIVLIFIIGDQLITNDDEGSINDNEQAEMNYDYVLPEPGHTKKTVENKIIKIFAQAEKGKIPMVPFILGEATVQEVTSKWEEPETTIEAEGKDYSEYPSKHVHIGYQQDRIVDLRSYDEKVLSDISLNDIEQTKGEADDIRYYRDDAFDQIILIYDVNKNFQLKLVFPIPTDDNPNPFIHHISLVTLADINLLVLNEKIKNMSLDDKIGQMLFGGISGTSMSAETKSLITEYKIGGIILYADNMGNPKQTVDLINQLRKENSGNTFPMFIGTDQEGGDISRLPGDLVSPPKANEIGAQNDSESAFEIGELLAWQLQAYGFNLNFAPVLDVNSNPDNPIIGERSFSDDADIVSELGTLTMKGLQSQQVIPVIKHFPGHGDTSVDSHLELPIVDKSLDDLKELELVPFEYAIKNGADVIMTAHILLPELDPDYPSSMSKEVVTGLLREQLHYHGVIITDDMTMEGITDHYEIGSASVEAVKAGNDIIMIAHEYQNIVSAFNAIKEAVENGEISEERIDESVRRIIELKQEYKLNDERITPLNLEKLNEAAESILEG, from the coding sequence ATGGTAAAGAAAATATTGTACGTTATTATACCGATAGTCCTTATTTTTATAATTGGTGACCAATTAATAACAAATGACGACGAGGGGAGTATCAATGATAATGAACAAGCTGAGATGAATTATGATTATGTACTACCCGAACCGGGTCATACGAAAAAGACCGTCGAAAATAAAATTATTAAAATCTTTGCACAGGCTGAAAAAGGAAAAATCCCTATGGTGCCTTTCATTCTTGGCGAAGCAACAGTGCAGGAAGTAACGTCCAAATGGGAGGAGCCAGAAACTACAATTGAAGCAGAAGGCAAGGACTATTCTGAATACCCATCCAAGCATGTCCATATTGGGTATCAACAAGATCGGATTGTTGATTTACGTTCATACGACGAAAAAGTACTTTCGGATATCTCTCTTAATGATATCGAGCAGACGAAGGGGGAAGCCGATGATATTCGTTATTACCGAGACGATGCATTTGATCAGATTATCCTTATTTATGATGTGAACAAGAATTTTCAATTGAAGCTAGTTTTCCCCATTCCCACCGATGATAATCCCAACCCATTTATTCATCATATTTCACTCGTTACTTTAGCTGATATCAATCTATTAGTACTTAATGAGAAAATAAAAAATATGAGCTTGGATGATAAGATTGGACAAATGCTTTTTGGCGGAATTTCTGGTACGTCGATGTCAGCTGAAACGAAAAGTTTAATAACAGAATATAAGATTGGCGGAATTATTTTATACGCAGATAATATGGGAAATCCTAAGCAGACAGTGGATTTAATCAATCAATTACGTAAGGAAAACAGCGGAAATACATTTCCGATGTTTATTGGTACTGATCAAGAAGGGGGAGATATTTCTAGACTGCCAGGAGATTTAGTTTCTCCTCCTAAAGCTAACGAGATTGGGGCACAAAATGATTCAGAGTCTGCGTTTGAGATTGGTGAATTACTTGCATGGCAGCTTCAAGCATATGGTTTCAATCTTAATTTCGCTCCGGTATTAGATGTAAATAGTAATCCAGATAATCCAATAATTGGCGAACGATCGTTTAGTGATGATGCTGATATTGTGAGTGAGCTTGGAACGTTAACAATGAAGGGGCTTCAGTCGCAGCAGGTAATTCCGGTTATTAAACATTTCCCTGGGCATGGTGATACGTCTGTTGATTCTCATTTAGAATTACCAATTGTCGACAAAAGTCTTGATGATCTTAAGGAGCTTGAATTAGTTCCATTCGAATATGCAATAAAAAACGGGGCAGACGTCATCATGACTGCACATATTTTATTACCAGAACTAGATCCCGATTATCCATCCTCGATGTCTAAAGAAGTGGTAACAGGACTGCTGCGTGAACAGCTGCATTATCATGGGGTTATTATAACCGATGATATGACAATGGAGGGGATTACCGATCATTATGAAATTGGTTCTGCATCGGTTGAAGCGGTGAAGGCAGGAAATGATATTATCATGATTGCACACGAGTACCAAAATATCGTCTCGGCTTTTAATGCGATTAAAGAAGCGGTAGAAAATGGAGAAATTTCCGAGGAACGAATTGATGAGAGCGTACGTCGAATCATTGAATTAAAGCAGGAATATAAATTAAATGACGAAAGGATTACCCCACTTAATCTTGAAAAGCTCAATGAAGCTGCTGAATCAATTCTTGAGGGATGA
- a CDS encoding exodeoxyribonuclease III translates to MKLVSWNVNGIRACVRKGFLDYFHEVDADIFCIQESKLQAGQIELDLEGYYQYWNYAERKGYSGTAVFTKKKPLSVKYGVGIEETQDEGRIITLEYEDFYLVNVYTPNAKRDLTRLGYRLEWEDALALYLKELDAIKPIIYCGDLNVAHQEIDIKNYKSNYGNSGFTPEERGKMTKLLESGFVDSLRYFYPDKKDIYTWWSYMKTIRERNIGWRIDYFIVSERLTNRLIDSQVHSQILGSDHCPIMLEID, encoded by the coding sequence ATGAAACTAGTATCTTGGAATGTAAATGGAATTCGTGCATGTGTACGAAAGGGATTTTTAGATTATTTTCATGAAGTGGATGCAGATATATTTTGTATTCAAGAATCAAAATTACAAGCTGGTCAAATCGAGTTGGATTTGGAAGGCTATTATCAATATTGGAATTATGCCGAACGAAAGGGATATTCTGGCACTGCTGTCTTTACAAAAAAGAAGCCTCTTTCAGTAAAGTATGGTGTTGGCATTGAAGAAACGCAGGATGAGGGACGTATTATAACGCTGGAATATGAAGATTTCTATTTAGTAAATGTTTATACCCCCAACGCGAAACGTGATTTAACAAGACTCGGTTATCGTTTGGAATGGGAGGATGCACTCGCTCTCTACCTAAAAGAATTGGATGCAATTAAACCAATCATTTATTGCGGAGATTTGAATGTTGCACATCAAGAAATTGATATAAAAAATTATAAATCAAACTACGGAAACTCTGGGTTCACTCCAGAAGAACGTGGGAAAATGACAAAGTTATTGGAATCAGGATTCGTCGACAGTTTACGCTATTTTTATCCAGATAAGAAAGATATATATACATGGTGGTCTTATATGAAGACCATTCGTGAACGAAATATCGGCTGGCGCATTGATTATTTTATTGTTTCGGAAAGACTAACAAATCGTTTAATTGATTCGCAAGTACATTCACAGATTCTCGGCAGCGATCATTGCCCAATTATGCTTGAAATAGATTGA
- a CDS encoding GntR family transcriptional regulator → MNVNLNKREPVYVQVIRHFKEQIATRSLEPGQEIPSRRELANQLKINPNTAQRAYKEMEEQGLIYTEGNSPSKITKDKKILGKVREELIEQAIDSFIAAIRPIDVPLDEVVGLIQEKYRGDKE, encoded by the coding sequence ATGAACGTGAACTTAAATAAGCGCGAGCCTGTTTATGTCCAAGTTATTCGGCATTTTAAGGAACAAATTGCAACGAGGAGCCTCGAACCGGGGCAAGAAATTCCATCAAGAAGAGAATTGGCGAACCAGCTAAAGATTAATCCGAATACGGCGCAGCGAGCATATAAGGAAATGGAGGAACAGGGATTGATTTATACCGAGGGAAATAGCCCAAGTAAAATCACAAAGGATAAGAAAATTTTAGGCAAAGTGAGGGAGGAACTGATTGAGCAGGCAATTGATTCCTTTATTGCTGCGATTCGGCCAATCGATGTTCCACTCGATGAAGTTGTCGGATTAATCCAGGAGAAATATAGGGGGGATAAAGAATGA
- a CDS encoding ABC transporter ATP-binding protein, whose translation MIEVKELKKRFGRKQILNGVSFTANKGEITCLIGINGVGKTTILKGIMNLTPMNSGQILIDGKKLNKDTYEKITFIPDAITMIPSMTIAEAMQFMQDYYKSWNQARATELLSFFKLKQEEKISSLSKGNTAKVNLLLGLALDVDYLLMDEPFSGIDIFSREQIADVFTSHLVEDRGVIITTHEINDIEHLIDKVVLIDNGIVLKEFSTEEMREDEGKSVVDVMREVYRG comes from the coding sequence ATGATCGAAGTAAAAGAATTGAAGAAAAGGTTTGGCCGCAAGCAAATATTAAATGGCGTTTCCTTTACTGCGAATAAGGGTGAGATAACATGCCTGATTGGTATCAATGGTGTTGGGAAAACAACGATACTAAAGGGAATAATGAATTTAACGCCGATGAATAGCGGGCAAATTCTAATCGATGGCAAGAAGTTGAACAAGGATACGTATGAAAAGATTACCTTTATTCCCGACGCAATAACAATGATACCGAGTATGACAATAGCGGAAGCAATGCAGTTTATGCAGGACTATTACAAGAGCTGGAATCAGGCACGTGCAACAGAATTGTTGAGCTTCTTTAAATTGAAACAAGAGGAAAAAATCTCAAGTCTATCTAAAGGAAACACGGCGAAAGTGAATTTACTGCTCGGTCTTGCACTTGATGTGGATTATCTGTTGATGGATGAACCATTTTCGGGAATAGATATATTTAGCAGAGAACAGATTGCCGATGTTTTTACTAGTCATTTAGTGGAAGATAGAGGTGTAATTATTACGACACATGAGATAAATGATATCGAGCACCTAATTGATAAAGTAGTCTTAATTGATAATGGAATTGTTTTAAAAGAATTTAGTACAGAAGAAATGCGCGAAGACGAAGGGAAATCCGTTGTCGATGTGATGAGGGAGGTTTATCGAGGATGA
- the trpA gene encoding tryptophan synthase subunit alpha, with protein sequence MGKERIEYSFQEKQSAGQRLFIPYIMAGDGGLDNLEDRIDFLAKSGVAAVELGIPFSDPIADGPTIQAAGQRALANGTSLKAVLSQLRNFKASSSPVPIILMTYLNPIYSYGMEKFAADCEKSGVDGIIIPDLPMEEEEMIAELLQKHSIAFIRLVAMTSPKGRMIEIAKRSEGFLYAVSVMGTTGARQTHDENVKAYLDVLKENSPVPVLAGFGVSSVEQAQELSAHCDGVIVGSRIVDLFNQGQDEEVRKLVQGSIEVGVRG encoded by the coding sequence ATGGGTAAAGAAAGAATCGAATACAGCTTTCAAGAAAAACAATCAGCAGGACAGAGATTATTTATCCCTTATATTATGGCTGGTGATGGCGGTCTCGATAATTTAGAGGACAGAATTGATTTTTTAGCAAAAAGCGGAGTTGCTGCCGTTGAGCTCGGGATTCCTTTCTCGGATCCGATTGCTGATGGACCAACGATTCAAGCAGCAGGACAACGCGCATTAGCAAATGGCACAAGCTTGAAAGCCGTACTCAGTCAATTACGGAATTTTAAAGCGTCAAGCTCCCCGGTGCCAATTATTTTAATGACCTATTTAAATCCAATTTATAGCTATGGGATGGAAAAGTTTGCTGCAGACTGCGAAAAATCTGGTGTTGATGGCATTATTATTCCGGATTTACCAATGGAAGAAGAAGAAATGATTGCTGAATTATTACAGAAGCATTCTATCGCCTTCATCCGCTTAGTTGCAATGACAAGTCCGAAAGGGCGAATGATTGAAATAGCCAAACGTTCAGAAGGCTTCCTATATGCGGTTTCCGTAATGGGAACAACTGGCGCGAGACAGACACATGACGAGAATGTAAAAGCATATTTAGATGTATTGAAAGAAAATAGCCCTGTTCCTGTTCTGGCAGGATTCGGTGTTTCAAGTGTTGAGCAGGCACAGGAGCTTAGTGCCCATTGCGACGGTGTTATTGTTGGCAGTAGAATTGTTGATTTATTTAATCAAGGGCAGGATGAGGAAGTTAGGAAGCTTGTTCAAGGTAGTATTGAGGTCGGAGTCCGAGGGTAG
- the trpB gene encoding tryptophan synthase subunit beta — translation MTTYTMPDEAGRYGSFGGRFVPELLMPALLELEEAYEKAKNDPQFIEELNYYLKQYVGRETPLYFAEQLTKEVGGANIYLKREDLNHTGAHKINNTIGQALLTLRMGKKKVVAETGAGQHGVATATVCALFGLECIVFMGEEDIRRQKLNVFRMELLGAEVRSVAHGSGTLKDATNEALRYWASNVNDTHYILGSAVGPHPFPKIVRDLQSVIGKETKKQIIEQTGKLPDSIVACVGGGSNSIGMFHPFIEEEAVKLVGVEAAGAGIDTDQHAATITKGRKGILHGTLSKLLQDENGQITEAFSISAGLDYPGVGPEHSHLNETGRVHYAAITDTEALDAFQALSRIEGIIPALESAHAVAYAMKLAKEMEANQTLVICLSGRGDKDVEQVKDRLEEK, via the coding sequence ATGACAACCTACACAATGCCCGACGAGGCCGGAAGATATGGCAGTTTTGGAGGAAGATTCGTACCAGAACTATTGATGCCCGCACTGCTAGAATTAGAGGAAGCATATGAAAAGGCTAAGAATGACCCACAATTTATCGAGGAATTAAACTATTATTTGAAGCAATATGTGGGCAGGGAAACGCCTCTATACTTTGCTGAACAGTTAACGAAAGAAGTTGGCGGGGCAAATATTTATTTGAAACGTGAAGATCTAAACCATACTGGCGCACACAAAATTAATAATACGATAGGTCAGGCACTACTGACACTTCGAATGGGCAAGAAAAAGGTCGTCGCTGAAACCGGCGCAGGCCAGCATGGAGTTGCGACTGCTACAGTATGTGCACTTTTTGGTCTCGAATGTATTGTATTTATGGGCGAGGAGGACATTCGCCGACAAAAACTGAATGTGTTCCGCATGGAATTATTAGGAGCAGAAGTGCGCAGTGTCGCTCATGGAAGTGGCACATTAAAGGATGCAACGAATGAAGCACTACGATACTGGGCGAGCAACGTGAACGATACTCATTATATTTTAGGATCCGCTGTTGGACCACATCCATTTCCGAAGATTGTTCGTGATTTGCAATCTGTAATCGGTAAGGAAACAAAGAAACAGATTATTGAACAAACTGGAAAACTACCAGACTCAATCGTTGCCTGTGTCGGTGGTGGCAGTAATTCAATTGGCATGTTCCATCCATTTATAGAAGAGGAAGCAGTGAAACTAGTTGGTGTCGAAGCTGCTGGGGCTGGGATTGATACGGATCAACATGCCGCTACGATTACAAAAGGAAGGAAAGGCATTTTACACGGAACGCTATCGAAACTCTTACAGGATGAAAACGGACAAATTACGGAGGCATTCTCCATTTCTGCAGGACTTGATTACCCTGGTGTTGGGCCAGAACATAGCCATTTGAATGAAACCGGTCGGGTTCATTATGCTGCAATTACGGACACAGAAGCATTGGATGCCTTTCAAGCTTTATCTAGGATTGAAGGAATCATTCCAGCATTAGAGAGCGCACATGCGGTTGCTTACGCTATGAAACTGGCAAAGGAAATGGAAGCCAATCAAACATTGGTTATTTGCCTATCTGGACGCGGTGATAAAGATGTAGAGCAAGTAAAAGATCGATTGGAGGAAAAATAA
- a CDS encoding phosphoribosylanthranilate isomerase, with product MLVKICGISTKEAAEAVLASGADFIGFVFAESKRRISPEAASDIVRLVPSSVKKVGVFVNETVDNMIAIAELVGLDYIQLHGEEPAEVAKSLPYKVIKAFSITKENVSSIKSYPCDYYLLDSPKAEYHGGNGITFDWRMIEQLSIPTQKILLAGGLNADNITEAIRLAHPAGVDVSSGVETNGIKDNKKIKQFITIAKGYKTKA from the coding sequence ATGCTAGTAAAAATATGTGGAATCTCAACAAAAGAGGCCGCAGAAGCTGTACTTGCATCTGGTGCAGATTTTATCGGCTTCGTATTTGCCGAAAGCAAGCGCAGAATTTCACCTGAAGCTGCAAGCGATATCGTGCGTTTGGTCCCCTCTTCTGTAAAGAAAGTAGGAGTTTTTGTAAATGAAACGGTCGACAATATGATTGCTATCGCAGAACTTGTTGGGCTTGATTATATTCAGCTGCATGGAGAAGAACCTGCAGAAGTCGCTAAGTCATTGCCATATAAGGTCATAAAAGCATTTTCTATAACTAAGGAAAATGTTAGTTCTATCAAATCCTACCCTTGCGACTATTATTTACTTGATAGCCCTAAGGCAGAGTACCATGGAGGAAACGGGATAACATTTGACTGGAGAATGATTGAACAGCTCTCTATCCCAACTCAGAAGATATTATTAGCTGGCGGACTAAACGCGGACAATATAACAGAAGCAATCAGACTTGCGCACCCTGCTGGAGTCGATGTCTCCAGCGGCGTTGAAACAAATGGTATAAAGGATAATAAAAAAATCAAGCAATTTATTACAATTGCAAAAGGTTATAAAACTAAGGCTTAG
- the trpC gene encoding indole-3-glycerol phosphate synthase TrpC: MSILEKILIEKEKEITALIDQTFIPVETKKITTFKERVLAAKTMAVISEIKRSSPSKGEIKMTVDPVTQAKQYEANGAAAISVLTDKPFFNGTMDDLRAVRRAVDLPILCKDFIIHPIQIDQAKAAGASIILLIVAALSTTDLENLYHYARSLELEVLVEVHNEEEMNTALQLDPEIIGINNRNLKTFEVNLDTTEKLAAMVTNPDTILISESGMKTVADVKRARDAGAKAILVGETLMLADNLAQTFDELKVELLAEKRD, from the coding sequence TTGTCTATCTTAGAGAAAATTTTAATTGAAAAAGAAAAAGAAATTACCGCATTAATCGATCAAACCTTTATACCAGTCGAAACGAAGAAAATCACCACTTTTAAAGAGCGTGTGCTCGCAGCAAAGACGATGGCCGTTATTTCCGAAATTAAACGTTCTTCTCCATCAAAGGGCGAAATAAAAATGACAGTCGATCCCGTAACACAAGCGAAACAATATGAAGCAAATGGTGCAGCCGCCATTTCAGTTCTAACAGACAAACCCTTTTTCAATGGGACAATGGATGATTTACGCGCTGTTAGAAGGGCTGTTGATTTGCCGATATTATGTAAGGATTTCATCATTCATCCAATCCAAATAGATCAGGCAAAGGCTGCTGGTGCATCGATTATTCTATTAATCGTAGCTGCATTATCAACAACGGATTTAGAAAATCTCTATCATTATGCTAGAAGCCTGGAACTAGAGGTATTGGTTGAGGTTCATAACGAGGAAGAAATGAATACAGCGCTGCAATTAGATCCAGAAATCATTGGCATTAATAATCGAAATTTGAAAACGTTCGAAGTCAATCTGGATACTACTGAAAAGCTTGCTGCAATGGTAACGAATCCAGATACAATCCTGATCAGTGAAAGTGGTATGAAAACTGTAGCAGATGTTAAACGCGCAAGAGATGCTGGAGCAAAGGCGATTTTAGTTGGGGAAACATTGATGCTCGCAGACAACCTGGCTCAGACCTTTGATGAGCTTAAAGTTGAATTGCTGGCGGAGAAGCGAGATTAA